In one window of Echeneis naucrates chromosome 17, fEcheNa1.1, whole genome shotgun sequence DNA:
- the asic1c gene encoding acid-sensing ion channel 1C, whose protein sequence is MVQASTSESIALGQHKLNDSLETTLKNTECSSLRPTWKKITVDFIMKTKIHGLKFVFSPDKSKPQQVIWIMAFFICVSLLITWSLNRILYLMSYPAVTKIYMVWAHNMSFPAVTICNKNVFRVSTLTKDDLYHSGYWMDLMYPNHTVMERSLSILKDNHKQGLLRLLDFNNYTPPPDYRINTTEMMGRLGHQLEDMLLECRFRGEICTYKNFSTIYTRYGKCYTFNSGLDGNPLLTTLKGGTGNGLEIMLDIQQDEYLPVWGETDETSYEAGIKVQIHSQDEPPFIDQLGFGVAPGFQTFVSCQQQLLQYLPPPWGDCKSTPIDSEYFSKYSITACRIDCETRYLLENCNCRMVHMPGTSTVCTPEQYKDCADPALDFLVEKDNDYCVCQTPCNMTRYGKELSMVKIPSKASAKYLAKKFNKTEQYIGENILVLDIFFEALNYEKIEQKKAYEIAGLLGDIGGQMGLFIGASVLTILEIFDYLYEVFKDKVLGYFIRKKRPQRCQSDNLEFPENPTSPGVTPNHAPRAPVTPSGVTRTVSDSRRTCYLVTRL, encoded by the exons ATGGTTCAAGCATCCACCTCCGAATCAATTGCCCTGGGGCAACACAAACTGAATGATTCCCTTGAGACAACTctcaaaaacactgaatgcaGCTCACTAAGACCAACATGGAAAAAGATCACAGTGGATTTCATAATGAAGACCAAAATCCACGGTTTGAAGTTTGTCTTCTCTCCGGACAAGTCGAAACCACAACAAGTCATCTGGATCATGGCCTTCTTTATCTGCGTCAGTCTCCTCATCACCTGGTCCTTGAATCGAATTCTCTATCTGATGTCCTACCCTGCTGTGACAAAGATCTACATGGTGTGGGCTCACAACATGTCCTTCCCAGCTGTCACGAtctgcaataaaaatgttttccgCGTATCCACCCTGACCAAGGATGACCTGTATCACAGTGGCTACTGGATGGACCTCATGTATCCGAATCACACAGTGATGGAGAGGAGCCTGTCCATCCTCAAAGACAACCACAAGCAGGGTCTCCTGAGGCTGCTGGACTTCAACAACTACACCCCGCCCCCTGATTATCGCATCAACACCACTGAAATGATGGGCCGGCTCGGTCATCAGCTGGAGGACATGCTGTTGGAGTGCAGGTTTCGTGGGGAAATCTGCACCTACAAAAACTTCAGCACT atttacacACGCTATGGAAAGTGCTACACTTTCAACTCGGGATTGGACGGCAACCCTTTGTTGACCACGTTAAAAGGTGGCACTGGGAATGGTTTGGAGATCATGTTGGACATTCAGCAGGATGAATACCTGCCTGTTTGGGGAGAAACAG ATGAGACCTCCTATGAAGCAGGCATCAAGGTTCAGATCCACAGCCAGGATGAGCCGCCCTTCATTGACCAACTGGGATTTGGTGTGGCCCCTGGTTTTCAAACTTTTGTGTCATGTCAGCAGCAACTG CTTCAGTACCTCCCTCCGCCTTGGGGGGATTGCAAATCTACTCCCATAGACTCTGAATACTTTTCCAAGTACAGCATCACCGCCTGCCGCATTGACTGTGAAACCCGATACCTGCTGGAAAACTGCAACTGCAGGATGGTTCACATGCCCG GAACCTCAACTGTTTGCACACCTGAGCAGTACAAAGACTGTGCTGATCCAGCTTTAG ACTTTTTGGTAGAGAAAGACAACGATTACTGTGTCTGTCAGACCCCCTGCAACATGACTCGCTATGGCAAGGAGCTGTCCATGGTTAAGATCCCCAGTAAGGCATCTGCTAAATATCTGGCTAAGAAATTCAACAAAACTGAGCAATATATTGG AGAAAATATATTGGTCTTGGACATCTTCTTTGAAGCTCTGAATTATGAGAAGATTGAGCAGAAGAAGGCCTATGAAATTGCAGGGCTTCTTG GTGACATCGGAGGTCAGATGGGGTTGTTCATTGGAGCCAGTGTCTTAACAATACTGGAAATATTTGACTACCTATATGAG GTGTTTAAGGATAAGGTTTTGGGTTACTTCATACGCAAGAAACGGCCGCAACGTTGCCAGAGCGACAATCTG GAGTTTCCAGAGAACCCAACCAGCCCTGGTGTCACGCCTAATCATGCCCCCAG AGCACCTGTGACACCCTCCGGAGTCACTCGGACAGTCTCGGATTCACGCCGAACATGTTACCTCGTCACCCGACTCTAG
- the cdk5 gene encoding cyclin-dependent kinase 5 isoform X2 gives MQKYEKLEKIGEGTYGTVFKAKNRETHEIVALKRVRLDDDDEGVPSSALREICLLKELKHKNIVRLHDVLHSDKKLTLVFEYCDQDLKKYFDSCNGDLDPETVKNGELKLADFGLARAFGIPVRCYSAEVVTLWYRPPDVLFGAKLYSTSIDMWSAGCIFAELANAGRPLFPGNDVDDQLKRIFRLLGTPTEEQWQTMTKLPDYKPYPMYPATTSLVNVVPKLSNTGRDLLQNLLKCNPVQRISAEEALQHPYFADFCPP, from the exons ATGCAGAAATATGAAAAGCTTGAAAAAATCGGGGAGG GAACCTACGGGACAGTATTCAAGGCTAAAAACAGAGAAACCCACGAAATTGTGGCTTTAAAAAGAGTGAGACTGGACGATGACGATGAG GGGGTGCCCAGCTCTGCTCTGAGAGAAATCTGTCTTCTGAAGGAACTCAAGCATAAAAACATTGTCAG gcTACATGATGTTTTGCACAGTGACAAGAAGTTAACTTTGGTTTTTGAATATTGTGATCAG GAtttgaagaaatattttgacagcTGCAATGGTGATCTAGACCCAGAAACTGTCAAG AACGGGGAGCTGAAACTGGCTGACTTCGGGTTGGCTCGGGCCTTTGGCATTCCTGTGAGGTGTTACTCAGCAGAG GTGGTGACCCTGTGGTACCGGCCTCCAGATGTGCTGTTTGGTGCTAAACTTTATTCTACCTCAATTGATATGTGGTCTGCTGGATGCATATTtgcag AGCTGGCTAATGCTGGAAGGCCTTTATTCCCTGGAAACGATGTGGATGACCAGTTGAAAAGAATCTTCAG ATTGTTGGGTACGCCCACTGAAGAACAGTGGCAGACTATGACTAAACTCCCTGATTACAAG CCATATCCCATGTATCCAGCCACCACCTCACTGGTGAACGTGGTCCCCAAACTAAGTAATACGGGACGGGATCTCCTCCAG AACCTGTTGAAGTGTAATCCTGTCCAGAGGATCTCTGCAGAGGAAGCCTTGCAGCACCCTTACTTTGCTGATTTCTGCCCACCCTAA
- the cdk5 gene encoding cyclin-dependent kinase 5 isoform X1, whose translation MQKYEKLEKIGEGTYGTVFKAKNRETHEIVALKRVRLDDDDEGVPSSALREICLLKELKHKNIVRLHDVLHSDKKLTLVFEYCDQDLKKYFDSCNGDLDPETVKSFMYQLLKGLAFCHSRNVLHRDLKPQNLLINRNGELKLADFGLARAFGIPVRCYSAEVVTLWYRPPDVLFGAKLYSTSIDMWSAGCIFAELANAGRPLFPGNDVDDQLKRIFRLLGTPTEEQWQTMTKLPDYKPYPMYPATTSLVNVVPKLSNTGRDLLQNLLKCNPVQRISAEEALQHPYFADFCPP comes from the exons ATGCAGAAATATGAAAAGCTTGAAAAAATCGGGGAGG GAACCTACGGGACAGTATTCAAGGCTAAAAACAGAGAAACCCACGAAATTGTGGCTTTAAAAAGAGTGAGACTGGACGATGACGATGAG GGGGTGCCCAGCTCTGCTCTGAGAGAAATCTGTCTTCTGAAGGAACTCAAGCATAAAAACATTGTCAG gcTACATGATGTTTTGCACAGTGACAAGAAGTTAACTTTGGTTTTTGAATATTGTGATCAG GAtttgaagaaatattttgacagcTGCAATGGTGATCTAGACCCAGAAACTGTCAAG tcatTCATGTATCAGCTGTTGAAAGGCCTTGCTTTCTGTCATAGTCGAAATGTTCTCCATAGAGATCTGAAGCCACAGAATCTTCTCATCAACAGA AACGGGGAGCTGAAACTGGCTGACTTCGGGTTGGCTCGGGCCTTTGGCATTCCTGTGAGGTGTTACTCAGCAGAG GTGGTGACCCTGTGGTACCGGCCTCCAGATGTGCTGTTTGGTGCTAAACTTTATTCTACCTCAATTGATATGTGGTCTGCTGGATGCATATTtgcag AGCTGGCTAATGCTGGAAGGCCTTTATTCCCTGGAAACGATGTGGATGACCAGTTGAAAAGAATCTTCAG ATTGTTGGGTACGCCCACTGAAGAACAGTGGCAGACTATGACTAAACTCCCTGATTACAAG CCATATCCCATGTATCCAGCCACCACCTCACTGGTGAACGTGGTCCCCAAACTAAGTAATACGGGACGGGATCTCCTCCAG AACCTGTTGAAGTGTAATCCTGTCCAGAGGATCTCTGCAGAGGAAGCCTTGCAGCACCCTTACTTTGCTGATTTCTGCCCACCCTAA
- the abcb8 gene encoding mitochondrial potassium channel ATP-binding subunit — protein MFQILWNKTIIAAPVRSLLLHPRCNKTSDIWTLSRWYISPRSNGYSSTQQPGNTVSRICSLTKRTVHRSASETFKLPAVSLKFILGPALLTVSAQLFCHVAYCEADVNNNTQIEVAAKSPEPEFKWHILWEFVKPQLFALIGAVVLAFGAAILNIQIPLMLGDLVNVVACYLREQTGNYVHEISGPALKLLGLYGIQGLLTSGYIILLSKVGERVAADMRKTLFGSLLRQDVAFFDANKTGQLVNRLTADIQEFKSSFKLVISQGLRSITQTVGCFISLYIISPKLTGLTVVVLPCLVGAGALIGSFLRKLSRRAQEQVAKATGVADEALGNVRTVKAFAMEEQELQLYSCEVDKSCEVNENLGAGIAVFQGLSNIALNCIVLGTIFAGGTLISNSEMSPGDLMSFLVASQTVQKSLASISILFGQVVRGISSGARVFEYLTLEPTIPLTGGGRIPYHSLIGRVDFMNISFSYPTRPGHEILNKFNLTLPPGKTVAIVGESGGGKSTVASLLERFYDPNSGVIMLDGLDIKTLDLSWLRGQVIGFINQEPVLFGSSIMENIRFGKPEATDAEVINAAKQSNAHRFITGFPDGYNTVVGERGVTLSGGQKQRIAIARALIKNPSILVLDEATSALDAESERVVQEALDKATRGRTVLIIAHRLSTIQGADLICVISNGHIVEAGTHLELLSKGGLYSDLIRRQRAAGQK, from the exons atGTTTCAAATACTGTGGAATAAAACAATCATCGCGGCTCCTGTGCGATCATTGTTGTTGCACCCGCGATGTAATAAAACCTCAGACATATGGACACTGTCACG GTGGTATATCTCTCCAAGATCTAATGGATACAGCTCCACACAACAGCCTGGAAATACTGTCAGTCGTATTTGTAGCCTCACTAAGAGAACTGTCCACCGGTCAGCCTCTGAGACGTTCAAACTCCCAGCGGTTTCTCTGAAGTTCATCCTGGGCCCAGCATTACTCACTGTCTCTGCACAACTTTTTTGCCATGTAGCTTACTGTGAGGCAGATGTGAACAATAATACCCAGATTGAGGTTGCAGCCAAAAGTCCTGAGCCTGAGTTCAAATGGCATATATTGTGGGAATTTGTCAAACCCCAACTCTTTGCTCTCATTGGGGCTGTTGTG cttgCCTTTGGTGCAGCTATCTTGAATATTCAAATTCCTTTGATGCTTGGGGATCTGGTGAATGTTGTGGCATGTTACCTGAGAGAACAAACTGGGAATTATGTGCACGAGATAAGTGGTCCTGCCCTGAAACTGCTCGGATTGTATGGTATCCAG GGCCTGCTGACATCTGGCTACATTATCCTGCTTTCAaaggtgggagagagagtggcAGCAGATATGAGAAAGACCCTTTTTGGATCCCTACTGAG ACAAGATGTGGCTTTCTTTGATGCCAATAAAACTGGGCAGCTGGTGAATCGTTTGACTGCTGACATTCAGGAGTTCAAGTCATCTTTTAAGTTGGTTATCTCTCAG GGTCTACGCAGTATTACACAGACAGTTGGGTGTTTCATCTCCCTCTACATCATCTCCCCTAAACTAACTGGGTTGACTGTGGTTGTCCTTCCCTGTCTAGTGGGAGCGGGGGCTCTCATTGGTTCATTCCTCCGCAAACTATCTCGGAGGGCACAAGAACAG GTGGCAAAAGCAACAGGAGTGGCAGATGAGGCACTTGGCAATGTGCGAACAGTCAAAGCTTTTGCCATGGAGGAACAGGAACTCCA GTTATACTCATGTGAAGTTGACAAGTCGTGTGAAGTTAATGAAAATCTTGGTGCTGGAATAGCGGTTTTCCAAGGACTGTCCAATATCGCCCTgaatt GCATTGTTCTGGGGACTATTTTTGCTGGAGGGACTTTAATTTCAAACAGCGAAATGTCCCCTGGAGACCTGATGTCTTTCCTGGTTGCATCTCAGACTGTTCAGAA GTCATTGGCTAGTATCTCCATCCTTTTTGGACAG GTGGTGAGGGGAATAAGCTCTGGGGCCAGGGTTTTTGAATACCTTACTTTGGAGCCAACCATCCCACTCACTGGGGGAGGACGCATCCCATACCATTCTTTGATAGGAAGAGTGGActtcatgaatatttcattcag TTATCCAACAAGACCTGGCCATGAGATTTTGAACAAGTTCAACTTAACATTGCCTCCGGGTAAAACTGTTGCCATTGTTGGAGAATCTGGAGGAG GAAAGTCCACAGTGGCATCATTGCTGGAGCGTTTCTATGACCCAAACAGCGGAGTAATCATGTTGGATGGACTTGACATTAAAACACTTGACCTATCCTGGCTCAGGGGACAAGTTATTGGTTTCATCAATCAG GAGCCAGTTTTATTTGGATCATCTATCATGGAGAACATCCGCTTTGGGAAGCCTGAGGCCACAGATGCTGAAGTCATTAATGCAGCCAAGCAATCCAATGCTCACCGATTCATTACAGGTTTCCCAGATGGCTATAACACTGTGGTTG GTGAGCGAGGTGTCACATTGTCTGGTGGGCAGAAACAACGCATTGCCATCGCCCGTGCCCTGATCAAGAATCCTTCCATCCTGGTGCTGGATGAAGCCACCAGCGCTCTGGATGCAGAATCAGAGCGAGTGGTGCAGGAGGCTCTAGACAAGGCCACAAGGGGTCGCACTGTGCTCATCATTGCCCACCGACTGAGCACCATCCAAGGAGCTGACCTCATCTGTGTCATAAGTAATGGCCACATTGTGGAG GCTGGGACTCATTTGGAACTGTTGAGCAAAGGAGGACTGTATTCTGATCTGATTCGCAGACAAAGAGCTGCGGGACAGAAATGA